The following coding sequences lie in one Micromonospora sp. R77 genomic window:
- a CDS encoding 3-hydroxyacyl-CoA dehydrogenase NAD-binding domain-containing protein, giving the protein MSTLSAPNEVVTKALLRSVKVPGLDRPAALITLDNGFDHTKPNTFGPAGLTSLDEAITAALAAEPAFIAVTGKPYIFCVGADIVGLPALADRDQALEVGRLGHRVFARLKDSAVPTFAFVNGAAMGGGLELALHCHYRTLSGGAAALALPEVSLGLVPGWGGTQLLPNLIGIPAATQVIIQNPLMQNKMLKPKQAAEMGIADVLLEPADFLERSLEWAAGVVRGEVTVTRPEVDKDMWAGVLYFARQTLDQRLHGAVPAAYKALDLLETAKDADFATGTAAEDEALADLVFSEELRSGLYAFDLVQRRAKRPAGAPDKGLARPVTKVGIVGAGLMASQLALLFARRLQVPVVMTDLDQARVDKGVGYVHTQIEKAVSKGRMDKGTAAKLYGLVSGSVDKSVFADADFVIEAVFEDLNVKKQVWAELEKIVKPEAVLATNTSSLSITAMAAELEHPERVVGFHFFNPVAVLPLLEIVRGERTDDATLATAFAVGKQLKKSSVLVSDAPAFVVNRLLTRFLGTVFAAVDAGTPLDVANSALDPLGLPMRPLALLQLVGPAVAYHVGGTLHEAFPDRFAVSENLKRIADSGQPIVVDDQINDEVAKLLVVGDQPLTGEQVRQNALDALAQEIRLMLDEGVVAEAQDIDLCMILGAGWPFHLGGVTPYLDRTGTSERVAGKRFLPRGVASLR; this is encoded by the coding sequence GTGAGCACGCTCTCGGCCCCGAACGAGGTCGTCACCAAGGCGCTGCTGCGGTCGGTGAAGGTGCCCGGCCTGGACCGGCCCGCCGCCCTGATCACCCTGGACAACGGGTTCGACCACACCAAGCCGAACACCTTCGGCCCGGCCGGACTGACCAGCCTCGACGAGGCGATCACCGCGGCCCTCGCGGCCGAGCCGGCGTTCATCGCGGTCACCGGCAAGCCGTACATCTTCTGCGTGGGCGCGGACATCGTCGGCCTGCCGGCGCTCGCCGACCGGGACCAGGCCCTCGAGGTCGGCCGGCTCGGCCACCGGGTGTTCGCCCGGCTCAAGGACAGCGCGGTCCCCACCTTCGCCTTCGTCAACGGCGCGGCGATGGGCGGCGGCCTGGAACTGGCCCTGCACTGCCACTACCGGACGCTCTCCGGTGGCGCGGCGGCCCTCGCCCTGCCCGAGGTCTCGCTCGGCCTGGTGCCCGGCTGGGGCGGCACCCAGCTGCTGCCGAACCTGATCGGCATCCCCGCCGCCACCCAGGTGATCATCCAGAACCCGCTGATGCAGAACAAGATGCTCAAGCCGAAGCAGGCTGCCGAGATGGGCATCGCGGACGTGCTGCTGGAGCCGGCGGACTTCCTCGAGCGGTCCCTGGAGTGGGCGGCCGGCGTGGTCCGGGGCGAGGTCACCGTGACCCGGCCCGAGGTCGACAAGGACATGTGGGCGGGCGTGCTCTACTTCGCCCGGCAGACCCTCGACCAGCGGCTGCACGGCGCGGTCCCGGCCGCCTACAAGGCGCTGGACCTGCTGGAGACGGCGAAGGACGCCGACTTCGCGACCGGCACCGCCGCCGAGGACGAGGCCCTGGCCGACCTGGTCTTCTCCGAGGAGCTGCGCAGCGGCCTGTACGCCTTCGACCTGGTGCAGCGGCGGGCCAAGCGGCCGGCCGGCGCACCGGACAAGGGCCTGGCCCGGCCGGTGACCAAGGTGGGCATCGTCGGCGCCGGCCTGATGGCCAGCCAGCTCGCCCTGCTCTTCGCCCGCCGGCTCCAGGTGCCGGTCGTCATGACCGACCTGGACCAGGCGCGGGTGGACAAGGGTGTCGGCTACGTGCACACCCAGATCGAGAAGGCCGTCAGCAAGGGCCGGATGGACAAGGGCACCGCCGCCAAGCTGTACGGCCTGGTCTCCGGCTCGGTCGACAAGTCCGTCTTCGCCGACGCCGACTTCGTCATCGAGGCCGTCTTCGAGGACCTGAACGTCAAGAAGCAGGTCTGGGCCGAGCTGGAGAAGATCGTCAAGCCGGAGGCGGTGCTGGCGACGAACACCTCGTCGCTCTCCATCACCGCGATGGCCGCCGAGCTGGAGCACCCGGAGCGGGTGGTCGGCTTCCACTTCTTCAACCCGGTGGCCGTGCTGCCGCTGCTGGAGATCGTCCGGGGCGAGCGCACCGACGACGCCACCCTCGCCACCGCCTTCGCGGTCGGCAAGCAGCTGAAGAAGTCGAGCGTGCTGGTCTCCGACGCCCCGGCGTTCGTGGTGAACCGGCTGCTCACCCGCTTCCTCGGCACCGTCTTCGCCGCCGTGGACGCCGGCACCCCGCTGGACGTGGCGAACAGCGCGCTGGACCCGCTGGGCCTGCCGATGCGTCCGCTGGCCCTGCTCCAGCTGGTCGGCCCGGCCGTGGCGTACCACGTGGGCGGCACGCTGCACGAGGCGTTCCCGGACCGGTTCGCCGTCAGCGAGAACCTCAAGCGGATCGCCGACTCGGGCCAGCCGATCGTGGTCGACGACCAGATCAACGACGAGGTCGCCAAGCTGCTCGTGGTCGGCGACCAGCCGCTCACCGGCGAGCAGGTACGCCAGAACGCGCTCGACGCGCTGGCGCAGGAGATCCGGCTGATGCTCGACGAGGGCGTCGTCGCCGAGGCGCAGGACATCGACCTGTGCATGATCCTCGGTGCCGGCTGGCCGTTCCACCTGGGCGGCGTCACGCCGTACCTGGACCGGACCGGCACCTCCGAGCGGGTCGCCGGCAAGCGGTTCCTGCCGCGCGGGGTGGCCAGCCTGCGGTAG
- a CDS encoding DUF3000 domain-containing protein, whose product MPPPIAPPETFARAVAGLRSVSPRAEIVLEEVGAPQRLAPYAFALSAAVLRDGDEVAGGRLILLHDPAGHEAWQGTLRLVTYVTAELEVDLASDPLLPGVGWTWLVDALDAQDAHHRAIGGTVTQTLSTRFGELAGPPAAGDIEIRASWTPLGDNLAPHLLGWCALLASTAGLPPPGVTALSSRRSTGLA is encoded by the coding sequence ATGCCCCCTCCGATCGCGCCCCCGGAAACCTTTGCCCGCGCGGTCGCCGGGCTGCGGTCGGTCAGTCCCCGCGCGGAGATCGTGCTGGAGGAGGTCGGCGCCCCGCAGCGCCTGGCCCCGTACGCGTTCGCGCTCTCCGCCGCGGTGCTGCGCGACGGTGACGAGGTGGCCGGCGGCCGGCTCATCCTGCTGCACGACCCGGCGGGGCACGAGGCCTGGCAGGGCACCCTGCGACTGGTCACCTACGTGACCGCCGAGCTGGAGGTCGACCTGGCCAGCGACCCGCTGCTGCCCGGGGTCGGCTGGACCTGGCTGGTGGACGCGCTGGACGCCCAGGACGCCCACCACCGGGCGATCGGCGGGACGGTCACCCAGACCCTCTCCACCCGCTTCGGCGAGCTGGCCGGCCCGCCCGCCGCCGGCGACATCGAGATCCGCGCCTCGTGGACGCCGCTCGGCGACAACCTCGCCCCGCACCTGCTCGGCTGGTGCGCCCTGCTCGCCTCGACGGCCGGCCTCCCGCCGCCCGGGGTGACCGCGCTGTCGTCCCGCCGCTCCACCGGCCTGGCCTGA
- the hemQ gene encoding hydrogen peroxide-dependent heme synthase, which translates to MTEQTNAARLKELNATVRYTMWSVYRATSPLPSLRENVVDEVESLFEELAGKDVTIRGTYDVAGLRADADLMIWWHSSSSDALQDAYLRFRRTTLGRALTPVWSQMALHRPAEFNKSHIPAFLAGEEARPYLCVYPFVRSYEWYLLPDAERRELLAEHGRLARGYPDVRANTVASFALGDYEWMLAFEADELHRIVDLMRDLRASGARRHVREEIPFYTGRRRSVADIVTCLV; encoded by the coding sequence ATGACCGAGCAGACCAACGCGGCCCGGCTCAAGGAGCTGAACGCCACCGTCCGCTACACCATGTGGTCGGTGTACCGGGCGACCAGCCCGCTGCCGTCGCTGCGCGAGAACGTCGTCGACGAGGTCGAGTCCCTCTTCGAGGAGCTGGCCGGCAAGGACGTCACGATCCGTGGCACGTACGACGTGGCGGGCCTGCGCGCCGACGCGGACCTGATGATCTGGTGGCACTCCTCCTCCAGCGACGCCCTCCAGGACGCCTACCTGCGGTTCCGGCGGACCACGTTGGGCCGGGCGCTCACCCCGGTCTGGTCGCAGATGGCGCTGCACCGGCCGGCCGAGTTCAACAAGAGCCACATCCCGGCGTTCCTGGCCGGCGAGGAGGCCCGCCCCTACCTCTGCGTCTACCCCTTCGTCCGCTCGTACGAGTGGTACCTGCTGCCGGACGCCGAGCGGCGGGAACTGCTCGCCGAGCACGGCCGGCTGGCCCGTGGCTACCCGGACGTACGGGCCAACACGGTCGCCTCGTTCGCCCTCGGCGACTACGAGTGGATGCTCGCCTTCGAGGCCGACGAGCTGCACCGGATCGTCGACCTGATGCGCGACCTGCGCGCCTCCGGCGCCCGCCGGCACGTCCGCGAGGAGATCCCCTTCTACACCGGCCGCCGCCGCTCCGTCGCCGACATCGTCACCTGCCTGGTCTGA
- a CDS encoding lytic polysaccharide monooxygenase: MSTLIRGRRTPLVATLLALGAVVSLLLATALSNPASAHGNVVDPASRNYGCWQRWGSDFQNPKMATEDPMCWQAWQADPNAMWNWNGLFREGVAGNHQGAIPDGQLCSAGHTASGRYNALDAVGAWKTVPVSANFRIKLYDQASHGADYIRVYVTKQGFDALHQPLRWSDLELVGQIGNTPASQWTPETQGVSIQVPANAPGRTGRHIVYTIWQASHLDQSYYLCSDVDFGGGPTTPPTTTPPTTTPPTTPPPTSTPPTTTPPTSTPPGTPPPTSTWPPAGGCSASYRVTSQWQGGFQGEVEVTAGATAIKGWTVSWTYAGGQQVTQSWNATVTSSGATVTAKNAGWNGALAAGAKTTFGFLASGTGPAPTPTCTATL, translated from the coding sequence ATGTCCACCCTGATCCGCGGCCGCCGCACGCCCCTGGTGGCGACGCTGCTCGCCCTCGGCGCGGTCGTCTCGCTGCTGCTCGCCACCGCCCTGTCCAACCCGGCGTCCGCGCACGGCAACGTCGTCGACCCGGCGTCGCGCAACTACGGCTGCTGGCAGCGCTGGGGCAGCGACTTCCAGAACCCGAAGATGGCGACCGAGGACCCGATGTGCTGGCAGGCCTGGCAGGCCGACCCGAACGCCATGTGGAACTGGAACGGCCTGTTCCGCGAGGGCGTCGCCGGCAACCACCAGGGCGCCATCCCGGACGGCCAACTCTGCAGCGCCGGCCACACCGCCAGCGGACGCTACAACGCGCTCGACGCGGTCGGCGCCTGGAAGACCGTCCCGGTCTCCGCCAACTTCCGGATCAAGCTGTACGACCAGGCCAGCCACGGCGCCGACTACATCCGGGTGTACGTGACGAAGCAGGGCTTCGACGCCCTGCACCAGCCGCTGCGCTGGAGTGACCTGGAACTGGTCGGCCAGATCGGCAACACCCCGGCCTCCCAGTGGACCCCGGAGACGCAGGGGGTGTCGATCCAGGTGCCGGCGAACGCGCCCGGTCGCACCGGCCGGCACATCGTCTACACCATCTGGCAGGCCAGTCACCTGGACCAGTCGTACTACCTGTGCAGCGACGTCGACTTCGGCGGCGGCCCGACCACCCCGCCGACGACCACCCCACCCACCACCACGCCCCCGACCACTCCACCGCCCACCAGCACCCCGCCGACCACCACTCCCCCGACCAGCACGCCGCCGGGCACGCCTCCGCCGACCTCGACCTGGCCGCCGGCCGGTGGCTGTTCGGCGAGCTACCGGGTGACCAGCCAGTGGCAGGGCGGGTTCCAGGGTGAGGTGGAGGTGACCGCCGGTGCCACCGCGATCAAGGGCTGGACGGTCTCCTGGACGTACGCGGGCGGTCAGCAGGTCACCCAGTCCTGGAACGCGACCGTGACCAGCAGCGGGGCGACGGTGACCGCGAAGAACGCGGGCTGGAACGGGGCACTGGCCGCCGGGGCGAAGACCACCTTCGGCTTCCTCGCCTCCGGCACGGGTCCCGCCCCGACCCCCACCTGCACCGCCACCCTCTGA
- the hemE gene encoding uroporphyrinogen decarboxylase — MAAMSTENAGVAARDGEPRRGGPADSPFVRACRREPAGHTPVWFMRQAGRSLPEYREIRANVGMLDSCRRPELVAEITLQPVRRHGVDAAILFSDIVVPVAAAGVDLDIVPGTGPVVAEPVRAAEDVERIRPITRDDVSFVDEAVRLLVAELGDTPLIGFAGAPFTLASYLVEGGPSRTHARTKALMYGQPELWHALCARLAEVTLAFLRVQVDAGVSAVQLFDSWAGALSEADYRRYVLPHSAYVLSGLESAGVPRIHFGVGTGELLTAMGEAGADVVGVDWRTPLDVATRRIGRDKAVQGNLDPTVLLAPWSVVETEVRRIVEQGRAAPGHVFNLGHGVLPETDPDVLTRVVALVHEVSARHAG; from the coding sequence ATGGCCGCGATGAGCACCGAGAACGCGGGCGTCGCCGCCCGAGACGGAGAACCCCGCCGCGGCGGACCGGCCGACTCGCCCTTCGTCCGGGCCTGCCGCCGCGAACCCGCCGGCCACACCCCGGTCTGGTTCATGCGCCAGGCCGGCCGGTCACTGCCGGAATACCGCGAGATCCGGGCCAACGTCGGGATGCTGGACTCCTGCCGCCGACCCGAACTGGTGGCCGAGATCACCCTCCAGCCGGTCCGCCGGCACGGGGTCGACGCGGCGATCCTGTTCAGCGACATCGTGGTGCCGGTCGCCGCCGCCGGGGTGGACCTGGACATCGTCCCGGGCACCGGACCGGTGGTGGCCGAACCGGTGCGGGCCGCCGAGGACGTCGAGCGGATCCGCCCGATCACCCGGGACGACGTCTCCTTCGTGGACGAGGCGGTCCGGCTGCTCGTCGCCGAGCTGGGCGACACCCCGCTGATCGGCTTCGCCGGCGCCCCGTTCACCCTGGCCAGCTACCTGGTCGAGGGCGGTCCGTCGCGCACCCACGCGAGGACCAAGGCCCTGATGTACGGCCAGCCGGAGCTGTGGCACGCGCTCTGCGCCCGGCTCGCCGAGGTCACCCTGGCCTTCCTCCGGGTGCAGGTCGACGCGGGTGTCTCCGCGGTGCAGCTCTTCGACTCCTGGGCGGGCGCGCTGTCGGAGGCCGACTACCGCCGCTACGTGCTGCCGCACTCGGCGTACGTGCTGTCCGGGCTGGAGAGCGCCGGGGTGCCGCGGATCCACTTCGGGGTGGGCACCGGTGAGCTGCTGACCGCCATGGGCGAGGCCGGCGCGGACGTGGTGGGCGTGGACTGGCGTACCCCGCTGGACGTGGCGACCCGCCGGATCGGCCGGGACAAGGCGGTGCAGGGCAACCTCGACCCGACCGTGCTGCTCGCCCCCTGGTCGGTGGTGGAGACCGAGGTCCGGCGGATCGTCGAGCAGGGCCGGGCCGCCCCCGGCCACGTGTTCAACCTCGGCCACGGCGTGCTGCCGGAGACCGACCCCGACGTGCTGACCCGGGTGGTCGCGCTGGTGCACGAGGTGTCCGCGCGCCACGCCGGCTAG
- the hemG gene encoding protoporphyrinogen oxidase has protein sequence MRAPWRVAIVGGGITGLAAAVRLRDRAPAGTEITVYEQSGRLGGKLRTGEIAGQSVEFGAESFLMRDSATGADSAVVALVRRLGLADAIVHPTVGQAALAVDGGLRPIPGGTLVGVPGDLDRVATVATPTADADPDGGRPLLGADEDVAVGALVRDRFGDQVVDRLVDPMLGGVYAGRADDLSLATTMPALARAARVEHTLVGAVRAAQAAAPRRPGAPVFGTLAGGLSALVEAAARAGGATVRTDAAVRELHPTATGWRLTVGPTRDPELVDVDAVLLTVPARPAARLLAGPAPEVAAAVGGLDYASVALVTLALPEPELPELSGFLVPATEGLLVKASTFFTTKWGHLRRPDGIALVRASVGRYGDETSLQLTDDDLVATVHRELSKVLGTPLPAPVARHVQRWGGALPQYTPGHLDRVAAARTTLRAAHPTLALAGAGYDGVGIPVCVRSGETAAEEIITALGGSGS, from the coding sequence ATGCGGGCACCGTGGCGGGTGGCGATCGTCGGTGGCGGGATCACCGGGCTGGCCGCCGCCGTCCGGTTGCGCGACCGGGCACCGGCCGGCACCGAGATCACCGTGTACGAGCAGTCCGGCCGGCTCGGCGGCAAGCTGCGCACCGGCGAGATCGCCGGGCAGTCCGTCGAGTTCGGGGCCGAGTCGTTCCTGATGCGCGACTCGGCCACCGGCGCGGACTCCGCGGTGGTGGCCCTGGTCCGCCGGCTCGGCCTGGCCGACGCGATCGTGCACCCCACCGTCGGGCAGGCCGCCCTCGCCGTCGACGGCGGGCTGCGCCCGATCCCCGGCGGCACGCTGGTGGGCGTACCCGGGGATCTGGACCGGGTGGCGACGGTGGCGACACCGACTGCGGACGCCGACCCCGACGGCGGTCGGCCGCTGCTCGGCGCGGACGAGGACGTGGCCGTCGGCGCGCTGGTCCGGGACCGGTTCGGCGACCAGGTGGTGGACCGGCTGGTCGACCCGATGCTCGGCGGCGTCTACGCCGGCCGGGCCGACGACCTGTCGCTGGCCACCACGATGCCGGCGCTGGCCCGCGCGGCCCGGGTGGAGCACACCCTGGTCGGCGCGGTCCGGGCGGCGCAGGCCGCCGCGCCGCGCCGCCCCGGCGCCCCGGTCTTCGGCACCCTGGCCGGCGGGCTGAGCGCCCTGGTCGAGGCCGCGGCCCGGGCCGGCGGCGCGACCGTCCGCACCGACGCGGCGGTACGCGAACTGCACCCGACGGCCACCGGCTGGCGGCTCACCGTCGGCCCGACCCGGGACCCCGAACTGGTCGACGTCGACGCGGTGCTGTTGACCGTGCCGGCCCGCCCGGCCGCCCGGCTGCTCGCCGGTCCCGCCCCCGAGGTGGCCGCCGCCGTCGGTGGCCTGGACTACGCCAGCGTGGCGTTGGTCACCCTGGCGCTGCCCGAGCCGGAGCTGCCGGAACTCTCCGGGTTCCTGGTGCCGGCCACCGAGGGGCTGCTGGTCAAGGCGTCCACCTTCTTCACCACCAAGTGGGGGCACCTGCGCCGCCCGGACGGGATCGCGCTGGTCCGGGCCTCCGTCGGCCGGTACGGCGACGAGACGTCGCTCCAGCTCACCGACGACGACCTGGTGGCCACCGTGCACCGCGAGCTGTCGAAGGTGCTCGGCACCCCGCTGCCCGCCCCGGTCGCCCGGCACGTGCAACGCTGGGGTGGGGCGCTGCCGCAGTACACCCCCGGTCACCTCGACCGGGTGGCGGCGGCCCGGACGACGCTGCGCGCCGCCCACCCGACGCTGGCCCTGGCCGGCGCGGGCTACGACGGCGTCGGCATCCCGGTCTGCGTCCGCTCCGGCGAGACGGCGGCCGAGGAGATCATCACGGCACTGGGAGGATCGGGATCATGA
- a CDS encoding S1C family serine protease, with product MLALVAGVQAYQIHRLGDRLAATDRRLADAQGADGTRFDGVEKRTSALEKQAGSAFNPEAVASAVLPSVFRVRAGQFTGTAFAIGKPAAGGGATMLTNFHVVESVWESGGRQVFLERTDQRFPATIVKIDKAKDIAQLRTTGTFTGLVAAVAPVKSGQQIVVVGAPLGLQDSVTTGVVSAFRKDEGGSGPVIQFDAPINPGNSGGPVINGSKEVVGIATAKARDAEGIGLAVPIKTACDTFKVC from the coding sequence GTGCTGGCCCTGGTCGCGGGCGTGCAGGCGTACCAGATCCACCGGCTGGGCGACCGGCTGGCGGCCACCGACCGGCGGCTGGCCGACGCGCAGGGTGCCGACGGCACCCGCTTCGACGGCGTGGAGAAGCGGACGTCGGCGCTGGAGAAGCAGGCCGGCTCGGCCTTCAACCCGGAGGCGGTGGCCAGCGCGGTGCTGCCCAGCGTGTTCCGGGTCCGGGCGGGCCAGTTCACCGGCACCGCGTTCGCCATCGGCAAGCCGGCCGCGGGCGGCGGCGCGACCATGCTCACCAACTTCCACGTGGTGGAGTCGGTCTGGGAGTCCGGCGGCCGGCAGGTCTTCCTGGAGCGCACCGACCAGCGTTTCCCGGCCACCATCGTCAAGATCGACAAGGCCAAGGACATCGCTCAGCTCCGCACCACCGGCACCTTCACCGGGTTGGTCGCCGCCGTCGCGCCGGTCAAGTCCGGGCAGCAGATCGTGGTGGTCGGTGCCCCCCTCGGCCTCCAGGACAGCGTCACCACCGGCGTGGTGAGCGCCTTCCGCAAGGACGAGGGCGGTTCCGGGCCGGTCATCCAGTTCGACGCCCCGATCAACCCCGGCAACTCCGGCGGGCCGGTGATCAACGGCTCCAAGGAGGTCGTCGGCATCGCCACCGCCAAGGCCCGGGACGCCGAGGGCATCGGCCTCGCGGTGCCGATCAAGACCGCCTGCGACACGTTCAAGGTCTGCTGA
- a CDS encoding acetyl-CoA C-acyltransferase has protein sequence MPREVRDVVFVDGVRTPFGKAGGMYANTRADDLVIRCIRELLRRNPQLPPERVEEVAIAATTQIGDQGLTIGRTAALLSGLPKTVPGFSIDRMCAGAMTAVTTVASGIAMGAYDIAIAGGVEHMGRHPMGEGVDPNPRIIAEKLVDPSALVMGATAENLHDRVPHITKERTDAFALASQEKTAKAYANGKLQDDLVPVAIRDEENAWGLATTDEAPRETSLEKLATLKTPFRPHGRVTAGNAAGLNDGATASLLADEATARELGLPVAMRLVSFGFVGVEPEVMGVGPIPSTEKALRIAGLTIDDIGLFELNEAFAVQVLAFLDHFGIADDDPRVNPWGGAIAIGHPLASSGVRLMTQLARQFAEHPEVRYGLTAMCIGIGMGGTVIWENPHWEGNK, from the coding sequence GTGCCCCGTGAAGTTAGGGATGTCGTTTTCGTCGACGGCGTCCGCACCCCGTTCGGCAAGGCGGGTGGCATGTACGCCAACACCCGCGCCGACGACCTGGTCATCCGCTGCATCCGCGAGCTGCTGCGTCGTAACCCGCAGCTGCCGCCGGAGCGGGTCGAGGAGGTCGCCATCGCCGCCACCACCCAGATCGGCGACCAGGGCCTGACCATCGGCCGCACCGCCGCCCTGCTGTCCGGCCTGCCCAAGACGGTCCCCGGCTTCTCGATCGACCGGATGTGCGCCGGCGCGATGACCGCCGTCACCACCGTCGCCAGCGGCATCGCCATGGGGGCGTACGACATCGCCATCGCCGGCGGCGTGGAGCACATGGGACGCCACCCGATGGGTGAGGGCGTCGACCCCAACCCGCGGATCATCGCGGAGAAGCTGGTCGACCCGTCCGCCCTGGTCATGGGGGCCACCGCGGAGAACCTGCACGACCGGGTCCCGCACATCACCAAGGAGCGCACCGACGCGTTCGCGCTCGCCTCGCAGGAGAAGACCGCGAAGGCGTACGCCAACGGCAAGCTCCAGGACGACCTGGTGCCGGTCGCGATCCGCGACGAGGAGAACGCCTGGGGCCTGGCCACCACCGACGAGGCCCCCCGGGAGACCTCGCTGGAGAAGCTGGCCACCCTGAAGACCCCGTTCCGCCCGCACGGCCGGGTGACCGCGGGCAACGCGGCCGGCCTGAACGACGGCGCCACCGCCAGCCTCCTCGCCGACGAGGCCACCGCCCGCGAGCTGGGCCTCCCGGTCGCCATGCGGCTGGTGTCCTTCGGCTTCGTCGGCGTCGAGCCCGAGGTGATGGGCGTCGGCCCGATCCCGTCGACGGAGAAGGCGCTGCGTATCGCCGGCCTGACCATCGACGACATCGGCCTGTTCGAGCTCAACGAGGCGTTCGCCGTGCAGGTGCTCGCCTTCCTCGACCACTTCGGCATCGCCGACGACGACCCGCGGGTCAACCCGTGGGGCGGCGCGATCGCCATCGGCCACCCGCTCGCCTCCTCCGGCGTACGGCTGATGACCCAGCTGGCCCGGCAGTTCGCCGAGCACCCCGAGGTCCGCTACGGCCTCACCGCCATGTGCATCGGCATCGGCATGGGCGGCACCGTGATCTGGGAGAACCCCCACTGGGAGGGCAACAAGTGA
- a CDS encoding VOC family protein produces MSALIHCVTVESADPYVLAGWWATVLDRRLHDDDHPGDPEAVLVAPDGHGPDLLFVTVDERHGKGAFHLDLHPADGTRDAEVDRLLGLGATLVADRRRPDGTGWVVLADPEGNEFCVCRGPAERAA; encoded by the coding sequence GTGAGTGCACTGATCCACTGCGTCACCGTCGAATCCGCCGACCCGTACGTCCTGGCCGGCTGGTGGGCGACGGTGCTCGACCGCCGGCTGCACGACGACGACCACCCGGGTGACCCGGAGGCCGTCCTGGTCGCGCCCGACGGCCACGGCCCCGACCTGCTCTTCGTCACCGTCGACGAGCGGCACGGCAAGGGCGCCTTCCACCTCGACCTGCACCCGGCCGACGGCACCCGCGACGCGGAGGTCGACCGGCTGCTCGGGCTCGGGGCCACCCTGGTCGCCGACCGCCGCCGGCCGGACGGCACCGGCTGGGTGGTGCTCGCCGACCCGGAGGGCAACGAGTTCTGCGTCTGCCGGGGGCCGGCGGAACGCGCCGCCTGA